The following coding sequences are from one Salvelinus alpinus unplaced genomic scaffold, SLU_Salpinus.1 scaffold_56, whole genome shotgun sequence window:
- the LOC139567144 gene encoding uncharacterized protein: protein MYKRDTQLFDVTLSPREDTFSQRRHFLPEKTLSPREDTFSQRRHILPEKTHSPREDTFSQRRHILPEKTHSPREDTFYQRRHILPEKTHSPREDTFTQRRHSRTEEELNIADTCLQRHKMASKYITEIAISTSPEKEKELHGQGYQKTNVNLNQGNSSTTKVYIWFRNGSGEPITRVQFSFTDKMKEDLKKAGFTELPANLNSGTHGDVIQLWYHSGASPKYDIPIEDLFLTTDENKEAAQFKLGWERLPCNLNRGNPGDFITLWLKRKSETYICDVAATTSVQQHMNLFKEGYIRMDEDLNRGSGGNPIFLWYRQSTEMGGGITGMDASINHAQDSILQNAGFTVVNVNLNDGTSGQPVMVWFKKVGSLPIKALTVTSNNKDGCPYKEAGLILIDKNLNTGNNGMPLYLWYGK from the exons ATGTATAAAAGAGACACTCAGCTCTTCGATGtgacactttctcccagagaagacactttctcccagagaagacactttctcccagagaagacactttctcccagagaagacactttctcccagagaagacacattctcccagagaagacacattctcccagagaagacacattctcccagagaagacacattctcccagagaagacacattctcccagagaagacacattctaccagagaagacacattctaccagagaagacacattctcccagagaagacacattcacCCAGAGAAGACACTCCAGAACAGAGGAAGAACTCAACATCGCAG ACACTTGTCTCCAACGACACAAAATGGcttctaaatacatcacagaaATTGCAATCTCCACTAGCCCTGAAAAGGAGAAAGAGCTTCATGGCCAAGGCTATCAAAAGACAAATGTCAACCTCAACCAAGGCAATTCATCCACCACTAAAGTTTACATCTGGTTCAGAAATGGCAGTGGTGAACCCATCACCAGAGTCCAGTTTTCATTCACTGATAAAATGAAAGAGGACCTGAAAAAAGCAGGGTTCACTGAGCTCCCAGCAAACCTCAACTCTGGAACACACGGAGACGTCATCCAGCTGTGGTACCATAGTGGTGCAAGCCCTAAGTACGACATTCCCATTGAAGATCTCTTCCTCACCACTGATGAGAACAAAGAGGCCGCTCAATTCAAGCTCGGCTGGGAAAGGCTACCTTGCAATCTGAACCGCGGTAACCCAGGAGATTTCATCACCCTCTGGttgaagagaaagagtgagaccTACATCTGTGACGTTGCTGCCACCACCTCAGTTCAACAACACATGAACCTTTTCAAAGAGGGCTACATCCGGATGGATGAAGATCTCAATAGAGGTTCTGGAGGAAACCCCATCTTCCTCTGGTACCGTCAATCCACTGAAATGGGCGGCGGGATCACCGGGATGGATGCATCCATCAACCATGCACAGGATTCCATCCTACAGAACGCTGGTTTCACCGTGGTGAATGTTAACCTCAATGATGGAACAAGCGGTCAGCCAGTGATGGTCTGGTTCAAGAAAGTTGGATCTCTCCCGATCAAGGCCTTGACCGTTACATCCAACAACAAGGATGGTTGTCCTTATAAGGAGGCCGGCTTGATCCTCATCGATAAAAATCTGAATACTGGCAACAATGGTATGCCCCTCTACCTCTGGTATGGCAAATAA
- the LOC139567145 gene encoding uncharacterized protein encodes MNWRRHFHPEKTLSPREDTFSQRRHFLPEKTFSPREDTFSQRRHFLPEKTHSPREDTFSQRRHIHPEKTHSPREDTFSQRRHSRTEEELNIADTCLQRHKMASKYITEIAISTSPEKEKELHGQGYQKTNVNLNQGNSSTTKVYIWFRNGSGEPITRVQFSFTDKMKEDLKKAGFTELPANLNSGTHGDVIQLWYHSGASPKYDNPIEDLFLTTDENKEAAQFKLGWERLPCNLNRGNPGDFITLWLKRKSETYICDVAATTSVQQHMNLFKEGYIRMDEDLNRGSGGNPIFLWYRQSTEMGGGITGMDASINHAQDSILQNAGFTVVNVNLNDGTSGQPVMVWFKKVGSLPIKALTVTSNNKDVCPYKEAGLILIDKNLNTGNNGMPLYLWYGK; translated from the exons ATGAACTGG agaagacactttcacccagagaagacactttctcccagagaagacacattctcccagagaagacactttctcccagagaagacattttctcccagagaagacacgttctcccagagaagacactttctcccagagaagacacattctcccagagaagacacattctcccagagaagacacattcacccagagaagacacattctcccagagaagacacattctcccagagaagacactccAGAACAGAGGAAGAACTCAACATCGCAG ACACTTGTCTCCAACGACACAAAATGGcttctaaatacatcacagaaATTGCAATCTCCACTAGCCCTGAAAAGGAGAAAGAGCTTCATGGCCAAGGCTATCAAAAGACAAATGTCAACCTCAACCAAGGCAATTCATCCACCACTAAAGTTTACATCTGGTTCAGAAATGGCAGTGGTGAACCCATCACCAGAGTCCAGTTTTCATTCACTGATAAAATGAAAGAGGACCTGAAAAAAGCAGGGTTCACTGAGCTCCCAGCAAACCTCAACTCTGGAACACACGGAGACGTCATCCAGCTGTGGTACCATAGTGGTGCAAGCCCTAAGTACGACAATCCCATTGAAGATCTCTTCCTCACCACTGATGAGAACAAAGAGGCCGCTCAATTCAAGCTCGGCTGGGAAAGGCTACCTTGCAATCTGAACCGCGGTAACCCAGGAGATTTCATCACCCTCTGGttgaagagaaagagtgagaccTACATCTGTGACGTTGCTGCCACCACCTCAGTTCAACAACACATGAACCTTTTCAAAGAGGGCTACATCCGGATGGATGAAGATCTCAACAGAGGTTCTGGAGGAAACCCCATCTTCCTCTGGTACCGTCAATCCACTGAAATGGGCGGCGGGATCACCGGGATGGATGCATCCATCAACCATGCACAGGATTCCATCCTACAGAACGCTGGTTTCACCGTGGTGAATGTTAACCTCAATGATGGAACAAGCGGTCAGCCAGTGATGGTCTGGTTCAAGAAAGTTGGATCTCTCCCGATCAAGGCCTTGACCGTTACATCCAACAACAAGGATGTTTGTCCTTATAAGGAGGCCGGCTTGATCCTCATCGATAAAAATCTGAATACTGGCAACAATGGTATGCCCCTCTACCTCTGGTATGGCAAATAA
- the LOC139567159 gene encoding uncharacterized protein, translating to MASKYITEIAISTSPEKEKELHGQGYQKTNVNLNQGNSSTTKVYIWFRNGSGEPITRVQFSFTDKMKEDLKKAGFTELPANLNSGTHGDVIQLWYHSGASPKYDIPIEDLFLTTDENKEAAQFKLGWERLPCNLNRGNPGDFITLWLKRKSETYICDVAATTSVQQHMNLFKEGYIRMDEDLNRGSGGNPIFLWYRQSTEMGGGITEMDASINHAQDSILQNAGFTVVNVNLNDGTSGQPVMVWFKKVGSLPIKALTVTSNNKDGCPYKEASLILIDKNLNTGNNGMPLYLWYGK from the coding sequence ATGGcttctaaatacatcacagaaATTGCAATCTCCACTAGCCCTGAAAAGGAGAAAGAGCTTCATGGCCAAGGCTATCAAAAGACAAATGTCAACCTCAACCAAGGCAATTCATCCACCACTAAAGTTTACATCTGGTTCAGAAATGGCAGTGGTGAACCCATCACCAGAGTCCAGTTTTCATTCACTGATAAAATGAAAGAGGACCTGAAAAAAGCAGGGTTCACTGAGCTCCCAGCAAACCTCAACTCTGGAACACACGGAGACGTCATCCAGCTGTGGTACCATAGTGGTGCAAGCCCTAAGTACGACATTCCCATTGAAGATCTCTTCCTCACCACTGATGAGAACAAAGAGGCCGCTCAATTCAAGCTCGGCTGGGAAAGGCTACCTTGCAATCTGAACCGCGGTAACCCAGGAGATTTCATCACCCTCTGGttgaagagaaagagtgagaccTACATCTGTGACGTTGCTGCCACCACCTCAGTTCAACAACACATGAACCTTTTCAAAGAGGGCTACATCCGGATGGATGAAGATCTCAATAGAGGTTCTGGAGGAAACCCCATCTTCCTCTGGTACCGTCAATCCACTGAAATGGGCGGCGGGATCACCGAGATGGATGCATCCATCAACCATGCACAGGATTCCATCCTACAGAACGCTGGTTTCACCGTGGTGAATGTTAACCTCAATGATGGAACAAGCGGTCAGCCAGTGATGGTCTGGTTCAAGAAAGTTGGATCTCTCCCGATCAAGGCCTTGACCGTTACATCCAACAACAAGGATGGTTGTCCTTATAAGGAGGCCAGCTTGATCCTCATCGATAAAAATCTGAATACTGGCAACAATGGTATGCCCCTCTACCTCTGGTATGGCAAATAA